In Zygosaccharomyces rouxii strain CBS732 chromosome D complete sequence, one DNA window encodes the following:
- the MSE1 gene encoding glutamate--tRNA ligase MSE1 (similar to uniprot|P48525 Saccharomyces cerevisiae YOL033W MSE1 Mitochondrial glutamyl-tRNA synthetase encoded by a nuclear gene), with amino-acid sequence MSVKTFYRRFHGTLNLSSILPKKSLVSKKPSKDIHPKHPVRTRFAPSPTGLLHMGSLRTALYNYLLAKNTGGQFILRLEDTDQSRLVEGAEENIYDSLRWCKLHYDEGPMVGGPFGPYRQSERTEIYRSYIGTLLESGHAYRCFCPKERLEDLRESARKLQPPTTASYDRHCAHMSPHEIKQNLDNDVAYTIRLRAPEKYPIIQDLLHGTLDIQPQVNANDVRYDDPILVKSDNLPTYHFANVIDDHLMEITHVIRGEEWLPSTQKHLAIYNAFGWSPPQFIHIPLLTTTEDKKLSKRKGDSSVINLKRKGILPEALVNFSVLFGWSPPRDLAAASHECLSLEQFEQVFNLNYLTKGNAKVDEKKLWFFNKHYLQLQLESQLPQVAEQVIPLVQSKYGSNLATDDKVTTILQKCGKALTTIYEFNDTFSYFFERPNYDQIDSVQEYLAAHDLQQAWYILQGFQDSLDATNAEKLIKQTAEKMSISKRPIFECLRFALAGSKPGAKIPVLVDVLGLEETHRRLDEACKYLENRL; translated from the coding sequence ATGAGCGTCAAGACATTTTATAGAAGGTTCCATGGGACTTTGAACCTATCATCGATTTTACCCAAGAAATCATTAGTATCCAAGAAACCAAGTAAGGATATTCATCCCAAACATCCTGTAAGGACTAGATTCGCTCCTTCGCCCACCGGTCTGCTTCACATGGGGTCTTTAAGAACAGCGCTCTACAACTACCTTTTGGCTAAAAACACCGGAGGTCAATTTATATTGAGGTTGGAGGACACTGATCAGAGTAGGCTTGTAGAAGGCGCAGAGGAGAATATTTACGATTCTTTAAGATGGTGCAAATTGCATTACGATGAGGGACCCATGGTTGGCGGGCCATTCGGACCATATAGACAGAGTGAGAGGACCGAGATATATCGTTCATACATTGGCACACTATTGGAATCAGGACATGCCTACAGGTGCTTTTGCCCCAAGGAGAGGTTAGAGGATCTGAGGGAGAGTGCTAGAAAATTACAACCACCAACCACTGCTAGTTATGATAGACATTGTGCTCACATGAGTCCCCATGAAATTAAACAGAATTTAGACAATGATGTAGCTTATACCATTAGACTGCGTGCTCCTGAGAAGTACCCAATCATTCAAGATCTGCTGCATGGTACGCTAGACATTCAACCGCAAGTGAACGCCAACGATGTGAGATACGATGACCCCATTCTAGTGAAGTCGGATAATTTACCCACTTACCATTTTGCCAATGTGATCGACGATCATCTCATGGAGATTACACACGTAATTAGAGGGGAGGAATGGTTGCCATCGACTCAGAAACATCTGGCCATTTACAATGCATTTGGATGGTCGCCTCCGCAATTCATTCATATTCCATTATTGACTACAACcgaagataaaaaattgagcAAACGAAAGGGAGATTCATCAGTCATAAATTTAAAGAGGAAAGGTATATTACCTGAGGCCCTGGTTAATTTCTCTGTGTTATTCGGATGGTCACCACCGAGAGATTTGGCAGCAGCTAGCCATGAATGTCTTTCATTAGAACAGTTCGAACAGGTCTTTAATTTGAACTATTTGACCAAAGGTAACGcaaaagttgatgaaaagaaactGTGGTTTTTCAATAAACATTATTTGCAATTACAACTAGAATCACAATTACCACAGGTTGCCGAGCAAGTGATACCGTTGGTACAATCGAAATATGGTTCTAACCTGGCAACCGACGACAAGGTGACCACAATTTTACAGAAATGTGGTAAGGCACTCACGACCATTTACGAATTCAACGATACGTTTTCctatttctttgaaagacCAAATTACGATCAGATTGACTCTGTTCAAGAGTATTTGGCTGCTCATGACTTGCAGCAAGCGTGGTACATCCTACAAGGATTTCAAGATAGCTTAGATGCTACGaatgctgaaaaattgattaaacAGACTGCAGAGAAAATGTCTATTTCCAAGAGACCAATTTTCGAATGCCTAAGGTTCGCGCTCGCCGGCTCTAAACCTGGCGCTAAGATACCTGTCCTTGTAGACGTACTGGGACTAGAGGAAACGCACAGGAGACTGGATGAAGCTTGTAAATACTTGGAGAACCGCTTATAG
- the OPI10 gene encoding Opi10p (similar to uniprot|Q08202 Saccharomyces cerevisiae YOL032W Hypothetical ORF) translates to MFAAIASGNPLQLSTEVPNSNGLQHTIVLSSTKPKSYSHITLFILPNVTFPENFVSTVYFKLGPTEDFQLFGYLGAEKPSAIFKVRLPNGDVSRGTTGNGVDGLGEIDMEDEDVAAAGAAADRQFNGLHNISELIIGISIEPRDQGMATIEQWKQQQQLQKNDTSSLVLSRDSNRGINTVGKLANVYPILTQELAGKIVQHAYNYLSGFLDSAGNVSIKRFDTWWEKFKSRLANDGNFLDEVTSS, encoded by the coding sequence ATGTTTGCCGCTATTGCCTCTGGTAATCCACTACAACTTTCGACGGAAGTGCCCAATTCTAATGGCCTTCAGCACACTATTGTGCTTTCATCTACGAAACCCAAATCTTATTCACATATAACACTATTCATACTACCGAATGTTACTTTCCCAGAAAATTTCGTTTCAACTGTCTATTTCAAATTAGGACCAACTGAAGACTTTCAACTGTTTGGTTACCTAGGTGCAGAGAAGCCAAGTGCCATATTTAAGGTGAGATTGCCCAATGGTGATGTTTCTCGAGGTACGACTGGGAATGGAGTAGATGGACtaggtgaaattgatatggaagatgaagacgttgctgctgctggtgcTGCAGCTGACAGGCAATTCAATGGATTACACAACATCTCGGAATTAATCATTGGAATTTCAATAGAACCAAGGGATCAAGGTATGGCAACGATAGAGCAGTGGaagcaacagcagcaatTACAGAAAAATGATACATCCTCCCTTGTTCTCTCTAGAGACAGCAATCGTGGTATTAACACCGTTGGTAAGTTGGCTAATGTGTACCCTATCCTGACTCAAGAGTTGGCGGGTAAGATTGTACAACATGCATATAACTATCTGTCGGGATTTCTGGATTCCGCTGGTAACGTTTCCATCAAAAGGTTTGACACTTGGTGGGAAAAGTTCAAGAGTCGGCTGGCAAATGATGGTAACTTTTTAGACGAGGTTACTAGTTCTTAG
- the SAN1 gene encoding ubiquitin-protein ligase SAN1 (some similarities with uniprot|P22470 Saccharomyces cerevisiae YDR143C SAN1 Ubiquitin-protein ligase controls turnover of a specific class of unstable nuclear proteins including Sir4p but not Sir2p or Sir3p san1 mutations suppress sir4 spt16 and cdc68 mutations suggesting a role in chromatin silencing) translates to MNGAGDSRNLEPQDSSGGPPGQPAEDSNSDGNQRATRNITVSIQYSYFTPHRFANLNNNNDNNNNNDQEVPANDPGITIPGLGFPVVGNEGNGGGVAPEGGNNPDPAAAAATNAVNAAANNAARPDGALVLSFRDVPVSTPQERLESIISIAAELAMRRFSDIMSIPKGITREQFEQLPVVQVSSLPEKQDTICSICYENYEDEPSTPLKRARDGEDMEDEEDLDSVKKRRSESPGSSETMETAPSHPLEHSDNQEEGNGSHVHEEQRSETAQQQPEAPQQDSSQQGEESQKKYLHSPVQLPCAHIFGRECLDKWSQIENSCPLCRRKIVEVQPEQRPEPGNPAGTTNMEAFERIRQLLYNSPAEQQQQQQQQQQQQQQQQQQEQQGQQQQAGEGFTATGELDPQSFTVSRSGIVFLRPGLQQGGENANQPPPPNVSQTPLDGTGNQATNEAPAARDDGATPNENNDNTGPLGGDLNSRRIHWMPLPLTSIRMDNGLEDREGQGQHDRLVSILDHIFNAARNDSNNNNNNNNNDDAGNNDNQENNNENDNINNNDDNRREIPPAPGFVTLPVIRPPVATIPGPASFARAATPARDQSAAAADASASLAPGTTGSPAASAPSPTPASAPSPASAPAPASAPAPTPVSAANANPPPTPSRRRSFLDNILRITNLNRTFGRSRNNNSSNDNSNNTTSSTDNNDNQSHRNNNMFNSGVASYRNQGGRVSTFHIHNGPLPFLLRRRQGANRDDSSNDANGTSNDNDNSNIGSSPSHSRGNQEASQ, encoded by the coding sequence ATGAATGGCGCAGGTGATAGTCGAAATCTTGAACCACAAGATTCTAGTGGTGGACCTCCTGGTCAACCAGCAGAAGATTCCAATAGTGATGGTAATCAAAGAGCCACCAGGAATATTACCGTATCGATCCAGTACTCCTACTTTACACCACATAGATTTGCGAACTTAAACaacaataatgataataataataataatgatcAAGAAGTGCCAGCCAATGATCCGGGTATTACTATTCCAGGATTAGGTTTTCCTGTTGTTGGTAACGAAGgtaatggtggtggtgtAGCCCCAGAAGGTGGTAACAATCCTGATCCTGCTGCGGCTGCTGCTACTAACGCTGTTAACGCTGCTGCTAATAATGCTGCTCGCCCTGATGGTGCCCTAGTGCTTTCCTTCAGGGACGTTCCAGTATCAACACCACAGGAACGCTTGGAATCAATCATCTCAATAGCGGCAGAGCTGGCTATGCGTCGTTTTAGCGATATCATGTCCATACCCAAGGGTATCACTAGGGAGCAATTTGAACAATTACCAGTGGTTCAAGTCTCCAGCTTACCTGAGAAGCAAGATACTATTTGCAGTATATGTTATGAAAATTACGAAGATGAGCCCAGTACACCCTTGAAAAGAGCTAGAGATGGAGAGGATatggaagatgaggaagatttggattctgttaagaaaagaagatctGAATCCCCAGGTTCATCAGAAACTATGGAAACTGCACCAAGCCATCCATTAGAGCATAGTGATAATCAAGAGGAAGGAAACGGGTCACACGTGCATGAGGAGCAACGATCAGAAACTgcacaacaacaaccagAGGCACCTCAGCAGGACTCATCTCAGCAGGGTGAAGAGTCGCAAAAGAAGTACTTGCATTCACCTGTTCAATTGCCATGTGCACACATTTTTGGTAGAGAATGCTTGGACAAGTGGtctcaaattgaaaacagTTGTCCATTATGTAGACGTAAGATTGTGGAAGTTCAACCTGAACAAAGACCTGAACCAGGTAATCCTGCAGGTACAACTAATATGGaagcatttgaaagaattagGCAGTTGCTTTACAACTCGCCGGCagagcaacaacaacaacaacaacaacaacaacaacagcagcagcagcagcagcagcaagAGCAACAAGGTCAGCAACAACAAGCTGGTGAGGGTTTTACCGCTACAGGCGAATTGGATCCACAATCCTTTACTGTTTCAAGATCAGGTATTGTATTCTTAAGACCTGGTCTACAACAAGGTGGTGAAAACGCAAATCAACCACCTCCACCCAATGTGTCCCAAACTCCATTAGATGGAACTGGAAACCAAGCTACGAATGAAGCCCCAGCGGCAAGAGATGATGGAGCTACTCCTAATGAAAACAACGATAATACCGGTCCCTTAGGAGGTGACTTAAACAGTAGAAGAATCCATTGGATGCCTTTACCATTGACTTCAATACGTATGGACAATGGATTGGAAGATAGGGAAGGTCAAGGTCAACATGATAGGCTTGTGTCCATTTTAGACCACATCTTTAATGCTGCTCGTAatgatagtaataacaataacaataacaacaacaacgatGATGCTGGCAACAACGACAACCAAGAAAATAACAACGAGAATGATAAcattaataataatgatgataatcGCCGTGAGATTCCTCCTGCTCCAGGTTTTGTTACATTACCAGTGATTAGACCACCGGTGGCTACTATACCAGGCCCTGCATCGTTCGCTAGAGCTGCTACTCCTGCACGGGACCAATCTGCAGCTGCTGCAGATGCTTCAGCATCATTAGCTCCAGGGACAACAGGTTCACCTGCTGCTTCTGCTCCTTCACCTACTCCTGCTTCTGCTCCTTCACCTGCTTCTGCTCCTGCCCCTGCTTCTGCTCCTGCTCCCACTCCCGTTTCCGCCGCAAATGcaaatccaccaccaacaccatcaagaagaagatctttTTTAGATAACATACTAAGAATAACCAATTTGAACAGAACTTTTGGTAGATCTCGTAATAACAATAGCAGTAATGACAATAGTAACAATACCACCAGCAGTACCGATAACAATGACAACCAATCGCATCGCAATAACAATATGTTTAATTCTGGTGTGGCAAGTTATAGAAACCAGGGTGGTCGTGTCTCTACATTCCACATACACAATGGTCCCCTACCGTTCCTGCTGAGAAGACGCCAAGGTGCTAACCGTGACGACAGTAGTAATGATGCTAATGGCACtagtaatgataatgacaACAGTAATATTGGATCGAGTCCCTCACACTCAAGGGGTAACCAAGAAGCATCACAGTAA